The Vitis vinifera cultivar Pinot Noir 40024 chromosome 7, ASM3070453v1 genomic interval GCAAGGTGAATCTTTTCAATGGAAGTGGTTACAGGTTCAATTCCCCGCTCCCTTAAAAATTTTGGAGCCTTTTGAGCTTTGATCTTGATGTTGAGTCGTTGACCACTGATTTATCTAATCATATTGGGAAATATTGgaatttatccaaaaaaaatcccTATATATTGGGaaataatcctaaaaatcaGATGGGAGATATTTCCTTTCTCAAAAATCTTTCCAGTTCCATGGATATCCAATATTTCCCTGAAATTTTGGTGAAAAATCGGGATATTTTTGTCCATGGTGGTATTACAATGTCAAACTTTGCAAAGGCACACACACAGACACTTAATATGGATGTCTAATTATTTATATTGTCCTCATTAATCAGTTCCCATGAGGTAGAAATTAAACCTTTAGGCATGAAATTGCTGGTCTTCCTGTGAAAATAGTCTAGGGACTGATGAAGATAAGATGAGAATTATCAATGAATGTATCTGGTTGGAGCTTACATGTATTAATGAATGTATTTGTTTCACACCTGCATATGCCTCAATTGTTGAGCTATCATGTAGTACGTGTGACTGGTACATTCTTCATCCTTGCATATGATTTATAGGCTCAGTCATCTCAAATCGTGAACAGCTCATGACAATTATATTGATAAAGGATATATCATGGAACTTTCTGCAGAGCTGTAAACATGAGAGTTGGGTCAGTACCGCTAAGTATTTAATGGATGATGTTCCCGTTCTCTTAAGGTCAGATGATGTGAAAGATGTTGATAAAGTTCTCAATGTCGTTTTTACATCTCTCCCTTCAAAGTTCGGGGAGTTCATCAAGTGGGTTGCAGAAGTTCGGAGACAAGAGGATGGTGGTCAAAATCTAAGCCAAGAGGAGAAAGGAAGGCTTGCTTTCAAGgtttttgtacatttttttatgtctatttCTGTTTCCTCTTTAGCTCATAGTGAGCcagatatttattatttacgCTTCAAAAATCCAGAGCTTAAATTTTTGTATCTGACAGGCAGAGGTTTTGAATCAAGTACAGGAGGTTGGCCTTTTTAAACATGTAACAAAGTATTTATCTTCAGCAAATTCATGTTGCacaaagccaccattttcaggCCATAAGGACAATTTGCCTGACATTGCGGCAAGTGTCTGTTGCCAAGGGGCAGAGTTTTTGGCTGGGAAGTATGTATCCTCTAATGGGTTTTGCTGTAGAGAAACTTGTGTGAAATGCTTTAAAACCAATGGTGATAAGCCCATTACGGTTGTCTCTGGGACAGTGGTTAATGGTAACAGTGAGCAAGGGGTTGATGTGCTGGTTCCTTCATTTCCAACAAAAGTGGGTTGCTGTGGCTCTGGAAGTAATTGCACCGGAATGCACCCTGCAGGTGATGATGTTTTAACAGCACTTTTGTTAGCCTTGCCTATAGACACATGGACTGGTATCAAAGACGAGAAGCTGCTGCAGGAAATGTATAGACTTGTTTCAACTGAAAATCTTCCCACTTTGCTTCAAGAAGAGGTATGGTTTACTTTCTTTGTTATTCTTGCAATTTGTTGCAGTATTTGTCCAGAAAAAATAAGAGTGCAGATTGTTTTTATTCCAAGCATCAGTCTTGAGACATTGAAAAATTAAGCATATCTTTCATATTGACAGAAAGCCAAATCTGAATCTATAGATGGGCATACAAATCAAGTAAAAATTAGTTTCTCCTTGAAGTATGGCAATGCATATTGATCTGTTAATACATTATGGATCACATGTGGCAATGTCTTATAATATGTAGCTGCTAAATGCTATTCTTGATCTGACCTATACTTGGTGgatttttcatattcaaaacaTCTTTATGGCAGGTTTTGCACTTGCGGGGTCAGCTTCTTGTTCTCAAGAGATGCCAAGATAATAAGGTTGATGACGAACTTGCTGCACCTCTCCTTTAGCATCCTGTGTCATTTTATAGTCTATTTATTCTGATACTATAAGCATAGAGCATACTCTATCGTCCAAGAATCGAGTATGTATAATGTTCTAAGTggcaaaatattttatacatacACTGCAGAAATGCTATTGATTGCCCTTTTTAGATTACACTTAGAGAAGCAAGAGGTGTCTCTGTCAGGTTTATCAAGAAATAAGAGGTGTCCCTCAAAGGTCGAATCTACAAGGAACCAGGAGTTGTCTCCCACAGATAAGGAACCAGTACATGCTAACATATTGGAAGAGGAACTGCCTTTGATGTTATACATCAGCTCAACTACAAACTTCATGTCTGGTCCGAGGGTTAAAGCTTCTGGATTATTAAGCCTATGGGCTATGGCTCGCTCACAATTAGGTTTGTGGAAGGAGATATTTGTTAATACAGTGCATATATTTTATCAGATTAACACTCATGTTGGTTCTTCATACTCTTCTCTTAGTTGTTGGGACTTCCCAATGTAAGTTTTTTTTCCTAGTCGGGTATgagaatatttttatgttttagtaATTTTGACGCAGTTTGAGGCAAGAGGTAAATCTGTTTATCTCCTTCCCTGACAGCAACTCTGAAAACAGAAATATGAGGCTGAGAAGAAGAGAAAGCCATTAGAGAAGCCTCTTTTCTCAGTGGACTGGATGCCCAGATAAATGAAGAAGCTAAAACCCAAAAGACCCAGAAGGGTTTTAGAGGGAGAGGGAGCTAATAGGGAATGAAAGAGCAGAGGAGTCTGGGGAAGTGGGGGCAGTATGGCTGAAAGAGTGAAACAAAAgatttttgggagaattacccttaagggtaggctgAGGAAAAAAATTACTGAAAAGGGTGAAtagatttgataattcttatgaaggccttatatttttattagaccaaTTTACCCTGATTTCTCAAGTCCATTTACCTATTGAAAAATACATCTTCTTTCTTGACAATCATAAAATAtaagtacaatacaaatgcaatatagttacaatgaaaaaatattaacattacaATACATTACAATATACTAAAATGACAAATTATTGAATTcgttttttttactaaattagtatttctaggctatcatgttatattcctatcataaagcatccttgcaaaccaaaattataaaaagacaataaaaatacactattaTAATTTCAATACATAAAGTTATTCATGGTAATCCAatgatgtataaaaaaaaatctataaaattaattttttatataaaaatataaatgtacaataaaaatatactacgattacaatataaatacaataacattacgatacattacaataaggtaaaattttgaaaatttcaaatttcttatgaaactgggcagTTGTCTAATATACATgtctaatatacaacaaatattgttctttattatataaaatatatttcaattaattataatttttagttttcaatgaaaatccaaatatgTTAATAAATACCCAAATAAGCATGAAacaattgagaaaattttttattctgcCATGCCAAACAAGtctcaacaacaaaattaaagtgcaaacattttcaatggaaatcaataataatcatatcaaacaacccacccggaaaataaattaaaaataaaaacacatcttcaatatgaccaaaataatataaaaaaattcaaaaaaaaaattttaataacattttacacaaaaaaaaatgtaatttctttctcaaaacctccttcaatatttcagatctacattgttaaaattattaatagttCTTTCCttcaatccaaattttaaattatttatttatttgcataaACTAacgtatttttgtttttttggcatttttttttaaaaaaaatcttacctttaatggatttcttgctagATTCACACAAAAATACAAGCTTTGTGGAGACGGTTCAGATCATAACCTGAAGTGCTggagttttttcttctttcccttttcttcttcaatacCGATAAGCTACAGTTGgattaaaataagattttttttgtgcatttttttttaaaaaaaaatcttacctttaatggatttcttgctagATGACACAAAAATACAAGCTTTATGGAGATAGTTCAGATCATAACCTGAAGTGCTGGAATTTTCTcctctttcccttttcttcttcaacaccGATAAGCTACAGTTGGgttaaaagaagattttttttgtttgctgGCTTTTCACTTGTTAAGGGTAGTCTtggcatttaaacaaaataaagccTTTGAAAGAATTATCATAATTCCACCCTACCCTTCATAAGAATTATTAAAGATACCCACCCTTTTCGGTCATATGTTTTCCCAGCCCACCCTTAACAGGAATTCTCCCTTCTTTTTTCGGTTCTTCGTGTTCATGTAAGTATGTAACCGATTTGCAAGCTGCAATAGGAAATATAAGAATTGAAAGTAGTAAGCATAATCAAACTTTTTCACATTATAAAGCATGACATTtctttaaggctatgtttggttctcggaaaatataaatgaaaaaaaataaagaggaaaagtaaaagaaaagaaaaagtgaagaaaaataaaaaatagaattaaagatgataaattatttttatttattactttaaactcattttatttattttaagtcatcaatataaaaattaaataattttaaaatgtataagcttttaactatttttaattatatttaattttatttgaagtattttataggacaaccaaacatgagaaaatcattttccttatcatttttttcttttcaaaccaAACATGACTTTAATGTTTACCATGATAAAAGccacaaattcaaaatttttgtaaactAAAATGCATGTAGAGGAAAATATGAATTACATCCAAAATTCTTTATAAATCTTTCATGAAATGAttaattttgttcatattcccTAAGGTTTCAACTATTTAACCGttaggtttgaaatttcattaaatgtcTTCTTCGTCCTTTTCATTAAGGGAGATGCATGATAAAATTACATGtctataaaaactaaaaatgtaCTTAGTCAAAACCTCGAGAATTAACCCTTCATAAAATAACATCCCAGCAGGTAATGCTAAAATCTATTTGAATAAATCattaaatgatatatatatatagttatgtATATTTATTGCCTTCGTTGTAGTGCTGAGACAAAAACAAGGCACCACATATCTTTTCCGGCAACACTAGCTAATTGAGAGTGGAGACCATGATGAAGCAAGAAAACCCCTTTCTCAAAAATGTATTTATGCTTCCACAtacattattcaattttataataaatattttgcgATTATACTAGGCATATACAATACTTGAAATATTagtattttacaaataaatttattatttaagattagtgaaatattatattagttaaaattaaaggttaaatatgttgatttcatcattttaaattaattgtaaattaactttatcaaacaatattaagtaaaaaaataagaaataaatttaactaaaaaataatttaatttaaaattaatttaaatcattaaagaaTAAGTATCAAGATCCAACATCCactttattttatacttttaatgcttttgaaaatgaattagaTGGCTGCAACTTTTGGAATCTACTCTAGCTTCCCAATAGTCAATTTgtgtataaaatttttcaaagacattaatctagataaataaattattgaattaatcTAATGATTTATAAAGAAAACCAAGTTTGCTTAATTATAAACACCATTCAAAGTAacttttcaattaaataaattccaatattttaacAGTCTTATTCCTAACTATGCCTATGGaatataacttttttattttttttagtgaatgGTTGGAAAAGAGGTATGCGAGCAGAAGATTGAAAGGGGACATTTTCCCAAGTCCCAAAGGCCACTGCCCTTCAAAGAGAAGACAATTTTGGTGAGTGAGCTAAAAACTGGGAGGAGAAGCAAGCAATGAAAGcggaaaggaaaaaacaaaatcaactcATGCTTCATCCATTGTGCACTAAAAAATCTTGGGAGAATTCCTGTTAAGGGTGGGCTGGGAAAACATATGACCG includes:
- the LOC100266944 gene encoding glutathione gamma-glutamylcysteinyltransferase 1 isoform X1 — protein: MAMAGLYRRVLPSPPAIDFASSEGKQLFIEAIQSGTMEGFYKLISYFQTQSEPAYCGLATLSMVLNALAIDPGRKWKGPWRWFDETMLDCCEPLEKVKADGISFGKLVCLAHCAGAKVDAFRTNQSTIEEFRKYVMACSTSDDCHVISSYHRGTFKQTGTGHFSPIGGYHAGRDMALILDVARFKYPPHWVPLPLLWEAMDNIDETTGHRRGFMLISRPQRAPALLYTLSCKHESWVSTAKYLMDDVPVLLRSDDVKDVDKVLNVVFTSLPSKFGEFIKWVAEVRRQEDGGQNLSQEEKGRLAFKAEVLNQVQEVGLFKHVTKYLSSANSCCTKPPFSGHKDNLPDIAASVCCQGAEFLAGKYVSSNGFCCRETCVKCFKTNGDKPITVVSGTVVNGNSEQGVDVLVPSFPTKVGCCGSGSNCTGMHPAGDDVLTALLLALPIDTWTGIKDEKLLQEMYRLVSTENLPTLLQEEVLHLRGQLLVLKRCQDNKVYQEIRGVPQRSNLQGTRSCLPQIRNQYMLTYWKRNCL
- the LOC100266944 gene encoding glutathione gamma-glutamylcysteinyltransferase 1 isoform X3, with translation MAMAGLYRRVLPSPPAIDFASSEGKQLFIEAIQSGTMEGFYKLISYFQTQSEPAYCGLATLSMVLNALAIDPGRKWKGPWRWFDETMLDCCEPLEKVKADGISFGKLVCLAHCAGAKVDAFRTNQSTIEEFRKYVMACSTSDDCHVISSYHRGTFKQTGTGHFSPIGGYHAGRDMALILDVARFKYPPHWVPLPLLWEAMDNIDETTGHRRGFMLISRPQRAPALLYTLSCKHESWVSTAKYLMDDVPVLLRSDDVKDVDKVLNVVFTSLPSKFGEFIKWVAEVRRQEDGGQNLSQEEKGRLAFKAEVLNQVQEVGLFKHVTKYLSSANSCCTKPPFSGHKDNLPDIAASVCCQGAEFLAGKYVSSNGFCCRETCVKCFKTNGDKPITVVSGTVVNGNSEQGVDVLVPSFPTKVGCCGSGSNCTGMHPAGDDVLTALLLALPIDTWTGIKDEKLLQEMYRLVSTENLPTLLQEEVLHLRGQLLVLKRCQDNKKCY
- the LOC100266944 gene encoding glutathione gamma-glutamylcysteinyltransferase 1 isoform X2: MAMAGLYRRVLPSPPAIDFASSEGKQLFIEAIQSGTMEGFYKLISYFQTQSEPAYCGLATLSMVLNALAIDPGRKWKGPWRWFDETMLDCCEPLEKVKADGISFGKLVCLAHCAGAKVDAFRTNQSTIEEFRKYVMACSTSDDCHVISSYHRGTFKQTGTGHFSPIGGYHAGRDMALILDVARFKYPPHWVPLPLLWEAMDNIDETTGHRRGFMLISRPQRAPALLYTLSCKHESWVSTAKYLMDDVPVLLRSDDVKDVDKVLNVVFTSLPSKFGEFIKWVAEVRRQEDGGQNLSQEEKGRLAFKAEVLNQVQEVGLFKHVTKYLSSANSCCTKPPFSGHKDNLPDIAASVCCQGAEFLAGKYVSSNGFCCRETCVKCFKTNGDKPITVVSGTVVNGNSEQGVDVLVPSFPTKVGCCGSGSNCTGMHPAGDDVLTALLLALPIDTWTGIKDEKLLQEMYRLVSTENLPTLLQEEVLHLRGQLLVLKRCQDNKVDDELAAPLL